Within Salvia splendens isolate huo1 chromosome 21, SspV2, whole genome shotgun sequence, the genomic segment tatgatatacctctttcatttatctttttttgttggagatgctctaatggtGTACCAAGAGGCCCCCTAAACAAATACTCCTACTTCTgcaattaaatgtctcattttacctttttcgtccgtccaccaataaatgtctcaatttattttactatatttggtaaTAAACTcccattctactaactcatttacttaaattttattataaaattaatatataaaagtaggactcacattctattaattTCTTATATCCACTTTtagttacaaaattaaataatttcttaaaatccgagCCGGTCGAATATGGAATATTTATTCATGGAGGAAGGGTAGTAATTCACTAACCATCGCCAATAAAAGCGCGTCGTGTTGACGAGCAAAGGAAAGTTATCTCTGATGAGCAAAGCACGCGCCGTCACTCgcgtatgacgtggcatcctATCAGTAGCTGTGGCGGCATGCGCGCGTGATAAAAAAGCAGCGTGTGGTTCGATGGCAACCACTCGCAGAgcgttttagagagagaaagcaaAAATAAGGAAAGATTACTGGAGAGAGAAAGCGAGTGGGAGTTCGGATCGAAGAACAGAAAGCACGAGAGAGAGTTCCCTCCTTCTTCGTCTCtcccaaaccctaatttcccTAATTTATGTTTTCGCTTGTCttatcaatttttctttccacACTCATTTCTGCTTAATTCTATCCATTTTCGAATCTTTCTTCATCCTTTTGGGGGTATTGTTTATTGTTCTGAAATTCGGATCTGTGTGAAATTCCGtggttttaatttaattttgcaaCTGTCTTCATTTCTGTTCGTTATTCCTTATACTTTGGGTCTGGGCGTTTGTTCTGCGACTCTAGGGTTCTTTAAACCCTAGATCTTTTTTTCGATTTTGCTTATTCTAGGGTTCTTGAGTCTCGATTTGGGAGAAAGGGTATTTTATTAAGGAATTGGGGATTACATGTATGGCTTCAGGGACTTTAGGGGATTTCAATGATGATTTGAATTGGAGAGGGAAGTGTCGATGGACAGAGAACAGTAAAGTTTATACGCGGAAGAGCCACAAGAAAGCCCTTACCCCCTCAACAAATCAGGCTTTAACAAGCGCTCAAGTTACCGCTGCCGATGCTGAGGAGCAGGCCACAGTCCCTTGTTCGACAGCCACACCCAATGGGACTGCAGATTTTTGTGCTTCTGAGGTAGTTGTAAGGTCGGAGGATGTAGATTCTTGCCAAAATCAATCCGAGCAAGAACAGAGTCGATCATTGGACAAAAAGACAGATTCTTCAGGCCAGGTACTGCTGCTAGAAGAGAATGAAAGTCAACACGTAGCGGAGAATGGTTGTCAAACTGGTGATAGGCTTAAAGAAGGTCGACGTACTCAAAGTCCAGAGCTTGCGGATCAAGATAAAACCCCTTCAGCTGATGGTGAGAAGGAGTTAGTGCCATCACTGTTAAGAGAAAATGATCATCCTAATTTTCATGTTCCGCAAGCCAATGGCCTCACTAAGGTCAATGGAGCTGTGGAATCACCTGAAGTGGCCAAAGAGCAGCAACTCGTTGGGAATGAGGCACGGGATGATGAAGAAATGAGGCCTGCTTCACCTCAAGCTTCTGAAGGTAATGTTCAGGGTAATCTCAATGGAGTTGTGGTGCCACTGGTGGTATCTAATGTAGATGATAggattatatttaatttatgtaaagCGACACCAAAGAATGAGATAAAGGTTCTTAGGAAGAATCTAGAGCACGAGCTTGATCAGGTTAGGAGGCTAGTTAAACAGTTTGAATCCAAAGAGAACCAGCTTGCTTTACATAATAACCAGACCAGCAACAGTAACCTTAGTAATAAAGGTAATTATGTCGAAGCTGAAGGTGCAAATGCTGGTGACTATGTTCAGTCTCAAGCCCTGCATGCCCGAAGTAATGTGGTTGACCGAAGGTTGTTGTTGAGGGTGAACACAGAGATGGGTGCAATGGGGCACAAAGAAACGAGACCTATCGGATTAGCAAGGGTCAATTCAGATATGGGTGCTGCACGGAATCTAGAACCTCGGGTGTATAGTAGGCAATTCAGTGTGGCAGTAATAGATAATAGGTCCAATGAGTTTATTGAGAAGGAGAAACGTACCCCGAAGGCGAATCAGTATTACAGAAATTCGGAGTTTCTTTTGGGAAAAGATAGACTGCCTTCTGAAAGTAATAAGAGATTGAAAACAAATAATGGGAGGAAACACAGCGGAGAACAAGAACATGCCATGGGATTTGGCTTTGGGTTTGATAAGAACAGGAATCAGGTTTTGAAGAACTGTAGCAGCCTACTTCAGCGGTTGATGAAGCacaagtttagttgggttttcAATGAGCCCGTGAATGCCAAGCAACTTGGATTGGTTGATTACCATGATGTCATTAAGCATCCTATGGACTTGGGTACCATTAAGACTAGATTGTCACAGAATTTTTACAAGTCTCCAAGGGAGTTTGCTGACGATGTACGACTAGTTTTTCGCAATGCCATGACTTACAATCCGAAGGGGCAGGACGTTCACCTTATGGCAGAACAGTTGTCACAGATTTTTGAGGAGAGGTGGGCCATTATAGACTCTCAGTACAATTCTTATTGGAAATATCCAGAATATCAGGAGGGGGGATTACCCACACCCTCTTCTAGAAAGGGTGTGCCATATTCTCATTTTGGCCCTGCTTCAGTTCCAGTCTCTGCGCCTGCTGCTTCAGTTCCGTTGTATGACTCTGTTGCTCCGGGAAGAACTTCTGAGAGGCCTGAGCCAGTGACATCATTCATGGCTGTTGATCGAAAAATTCATCGACCTCATGTTGGCAGGACTCCTGTTCCCAAAAAACCTAAAGCAAAAGATCCTAATAAAAGGGACATGACTTATGAGGAGAAGCAAAGACTCAGCACCAACCTACAGGGCTTGCCTCATGAGAAGCTTGATGCTATTATTCAGATCATTAACAAGAGAAATACTGCTCTTTCTCAAAATGATGATGAGATTGAGGTTGAGATTGATAGTGTCGATGCAGAGACTCTCTGGGAGCTGGACAGATTTGTGACTAATTACAAAAAGAGTTTGagcaaaaataaaaggaaagcaGAACTCGCTCTTCAAGCAAGAACCATGGGGAATCAGAATGCCTCGTTGGTGGTAAGAGGACGGGCTTTCTTTTCTTGATTGCATAACAATGTGAATGAATTCTTCTGCCTGATCCTAATCATGTGTGTTGAACCAAATTGCAGAACTCAACTCCAGCATTGGCAATCCAGAAGGAAAGTAGAACAGGTATTATGAACTTTTTCATTCAGGAATTCGAGGTTTTCTTTATGGACTCTTGGAGGCTTAAATCTGACATTTGTTTTCCCTTACTTTCCCCCCCTTTTTCTTTCCAAAGCTTTAAAAAACTGTGTCACTCTTGTAGATGATGACAAAGAGGGTCAAAACAGGAGTAGGACCAGCAGTTCTAGCAGTTCTAGCAGTGATTCTGGGTCGAGTTCAAGTGGTACATTTTTACTTTCTAATCCTTACTGTTCTAGGTTGATTTCGTCAGTCTGTTGTATATGATTTTCACTGTTTGTGCGATCATTTGCAGATTCTGATAGTGACAGTTCCTCTGGGGATGGATCCGATGCTGAGCATTTGCCTAAGACATGAAGAATCTTTCTGACTGAGGTATAAAAAGATTTCTGCTTGGTACTAGGTTTGTTGGTtagttattttcatattttgctttttttgttATCATTTTCCCACAAGCTGTCACTGATcatcatttaaaaataattaaatcctcCTTGATTGAGCTTTGAATTTAAGGTCCACTTAGATCTGACTCACAATGTGATATCTAACTAATCATTATGAGGAGTATATAACTAACGATTATGAGAAATGTTTTATCATACTGAAAGTGGTAGTCTGTAAACTGTGTTCTGGTGTACGTGATTTCAAAACTGATGTGAAAGTTTTCGAGTTCTGAAATTTTGCTATAAACTGTATTGTGAAGCTTGTTAAGACAAATCTGTTCCCCTAAATCTATGACTTGTGTCTGAGGgtatatttgttttattggttGCATAGATATCTTCTTTCATGTAGGTGTGAACCTGATTATCCCCTAAGGAACTATACTCGGTCCCGTcagtatttgattatttttgttGAGACAGTAAGCTTGAGAAATTTGAATCCTTTGATTGAATGTGTCAAAACTGACAATTTTTTGTCTGTATGGATATGAAACCTCAGCTATggatttttgttgtttaatgTAGTGAGGAAATATGTTTCTAGGTGCTCTTGTGGCCAGGGAAATGTCAATTTTGTTTCATGGATTGTGCTGTTAGAGTTTGTGGGCTGATCCTGATTGTGTTTTTCCCATATCTTAGTATTTTACATGAGCATTTGTCCTTTTTGATCAAATGTTGGGTTTGTGCTATGCTGAGTTTGACTTGATTTTCAGAATTTGCAGGTGATGCTTGTTGGAGTAGGGGTAAAATTCTTGTGATTGGGTTCTGCTGATGGCAGCCCGGGATCTATGTTGAAAATACGTAATGGAAGACTGTATTATTAAATGATGATATCAACCGATTTTCGATGGTAAGGAACTTGTGATAGGATTTTAGTTGATAATTTGACTAGTAACAAAGGGGCTCAGAGCCAAGATTGAATAGGAGATTTAGTAAGCTGTATTATGGTGTTTTTGCAAATTGTATTACAATAGCTGTATATAGCTTTCAGGCTTAGGAGTGctgttaattttgtttttaggCCAATGGTTTGGATTTCAAGCTGGTTAATAACTTTCGCTAGTCCAGTTATCCGTGAATAAGCAATCTTCCAATTTACATTTTTGCTGCATTTCAAAATACCATTTCCAAGTCATAATTTGTGAGACGAGAGATAAAAGAGAAGAATCAGAAATAGAAAAAACAAAGGGAGGAGAGGATTGTGcagataatttttttattgcgaAAATAGTATTTCTTTTGTCCTATAAAAGATGGTACACTTTGAAAATGACATAGGATTTTAGaaggttttttt encodes:
- the LOC121784699 gene encoding transcription factor GTE4-like isoform X2, which encodes MASGTLGDFNDDLNWRGKCRWTENSKVYTRKSHKKALTPSTNQALTSAQVTAADAEEQATVPCSTATPNGTADFCASEVVVRSEDVDSCQNQSEQEQSRSLDKKTDSSGQVLLLEENESQHVAENGCQTGDRLKEGRRTQSPELADQDKTPSADGEKELVPSLLRENDHPNFHVPQANGLTKVNGAVESPEVAKEQQLVGNEARDDEEMRPASPQASEGNVQGNLNGVVVPLVVSNVDDRIIFNLCKATPKNEIKVLRKNLEHELDQVRRLVKQFESKENQLALHNNQTSNSNLSNKGNYVEAEGANAGDYVQSQALHARSNVVDRRLLLRVNTEMGAMGHKETRPIGLARVNSDMGAARNLEPRVYSRQFSVAVIDNRSNEFIEKEKRTPKANQYYRNSEFLLGKDRLPSESNKRLKTNNGRKHSGEQEHAMGFGFGFDKNRNQVLKNCSSLLQRLMKHKFSWVFNEPVNAKQLGLVDYHDVIKHPMDLGTIKTRLSQNFYKSPREFADDVRLVFRNAMTYNPKGQDVHLMAEQLSQIFEERWAIIDSQYNSYWKYPEYQEGGLPTPSSRKGVPYSHFGPASVPVSAPAASVPLYDSVAPGRTSERPEPVTSFMAVDRKIHRPHVGRTPVPKKPKAKDPNKRDMTYEEKQRLSTNLQGLPHEKLDAIIQIINKRNTALSQNDDEIEVEIDSVDAETLWELDRFVTNYKKSLSKNKRKAELALQARTMGNQNASLVNSTPALAIQKESRTDDDKEGQNRSRTSSSSSSSSDSGSSSSDSDSDSSSGDGSDAEHLPKT
- the LOC121784699 gene encoding transcription factor GTE4-like isoform X1, which produces MASGTLGDFNDDLNWRGKCRWTENSKVYTRKSHKKALTPSTNQALTSAQVTAADAEEQATVPCSTATPNGTADFCASEVVVRSEDVDSCQNQSEQEQSRSLDKKTDSSGQVLLLEENESQHVAENGCQTGDRLKEGRRTQSPELADQDKTPSADGEKELVPSLLRENDHPNFHVPQANGLTKVNGAVESPEVAKEQQLVGNEARDDEEMRPASPQASEGNVQGNLNGVVVPLVVSNVDDRIIFNLCKATPKNEIKVLRKNLEHELDQVRRLVKQFESKENQLALHNNQTSNSNLSNKGNYVEAEGANAGDYVQSQALHARSNVVDRRLLLRVNTEMGAMGHKETRPIGLARVNSDMGAARNLEPRVYSRQFSVAVIDNRSNEFIEKEKRTPKANQYYRNSEFLLGKDRLPSESNKRLKTNNGRKHSGEQEHAMGFGFGFDKNRNQVLKNCSSLLQRLMKHKFSWVFNEPVNAKQLGLVDYHDVIKHPMDLGTIKTRLSQNFYKSPREFADDVRLVFRNAMTYNPKGQDVHLMAEQLSQIFEERWAIIDSQYNSYWKYPEYQEGGLPTPSSRKGVPYSHFGPASVPVSAPAASVPLYDSVAPGRTSERPEPVTSFMAVDRKIHRPHVGRTPVPKKPKAKDPNKRDMTYEEKQRLSTNLQGLPHEKLDAIIQIINKRNTALSQNDDEIEVEIDSVDAETLWELDRFVTNYKKSLSKNKRKAELALQARTMGNQNASLVNSTPALAIQKESRTALKNCVTLVDDDKEGQNRSRTSSSSSSSSDSGSSSSDSDSDSSSGDGSDAEHLPKT